Within the Eleginops maclovinus isolate JMC-PN-2008 ecotype Puerto Natales chromosome 5, JC_Emac_rtc_rv5, whole genome shotgun sequence genome, the region ATACTTACATACTTTGACTCGCACTTGTAACAGATCATATAGTACATTTATTAAGGTAAAGGATGTGGAAAGGAGGTGAAGATTGCAGTTGTGTAAAACAAGCTGACTGAAATACTGCAATAAACACCGGGGAGCAAGGTAACTATATTAATATtatgcagtggtgtaaagttactaaatacatttattcaagtactgtactttacttgagtatttcaaggTTATGGTACTTTGTAATTATACCCCACTACaattattttgtacctttatttactttgcagatttggacaATTGATGTCgaatcagcccttaaatcagactttagttcacctgcagtaaatccagcagctaccctgcagtatacaaagccattcaaactagctgcacctttaccagctctgagaacactttaatgatcaatcattataaaacatatcagagatattattctgaaatggaccaatctacATAAtaagtgcttttacttttgttactttcattacattttgacgagaatactttctacttctacctcagtaacattttgaatgcaggacttttactgacagagtattcctacactctggtacttctacttttacacaagaACAAGATacgagtacttctcccacctctgttatTATGGTAGCAGTAGTATCGGAACatactgacatttttaaatgctacaTCATGTAAGACAGCGTGAATCGAAACGTGTTATAAATGTCACATCAGAGATTTAAGGTTAACCTGCTATCAGTTGTGTAAGCTAAAAAAGCTAGCAGTATGATGCTAGCAGACTGTTAGCTGCTAACTCTGACTTGTTGATGTGATTTTTACGCAAATGAACAGCagaaaacaaactcaaccaTCTATGAATAGTGATAACTtaacattaaatgatataataatgatatataacGATCTGCTCTCACCTTCAGAAATCAGCTGTTCCTTCAGTTAGCCCATGATGAACAGACCCGGAATAAAGCTGGCTGACAAACTGCCTGAATTATTTGCTGAACTTTAGTATTTACCTAtctaaaaaagttaaataataataattcattgtgAATAACTTCTCTTGTATTACAATGTACTATTcatcatacaaaaaaatataaacaagtcGAGAACACGTCAATGATTTTATAACGTATTGCAGTCAGGCAACAATGTAGGCACCTATAATGGTCACGTAACTTTCAGGATTTGCCCAAAGTTTAGCTTCAGTTATTTAAGTAGTAGTTCTGAGGTACTATTACTTAAATCAGGGgagtccaaactacggcccgggggccacaTGCGGCCCGTTGTctattttgaatcggccctcagctgGTTCTAAAAGTGTAATGGAGTATGACCCACAGCTGAAACTTctgcttttcttatattttacttcttaaaTAAGTTCAGTCAATTAAAACTTTGTcgaacaaatcttagttgataaaaaaaagcagaataactGATCTACATAGCAAGCTTGGAGTACACCCTTCATTTTTACTCTCATTacaagcaatctgaggcttctgttgtTAGGAATGAGCTGCTAACACTTTTtgtatcaaataaatgaaaccctactgAGAgatgtgatgtaggctgtttgttttcttaaagcgTATTCCGGTTTCAAGCATAATTTTccttcatttgattgattttgctaacttataacttaacctataaggcaatatacctcagcTCTAGTGAGGGCCCAACCCTtggtatatttttctgtatgtggccctcagtgaaaaaagtttggacacccctgacttaaatgcttctttgtacttctactatgtgtttatttgagAGGTATTCTGCAGATAATTATTTTTAACCGTtaacatgtatacattttactctttagttctgttttattttctattttgagatgtttctattttgtgtttgtttattttctactttcttAGCTATACATTATGTGCACTGCcttgttttaacatgctgctgttacGGACACAAATCCCAAATTAGGATCActgaagtacattttatttgatcttatcTTGCtctattatatttttgtattttactttctaCTCCACTTTGTCTGACATCTTTATTAACCTTTCAGATTATACATTTTCATCCCCTTCTTGTcaggtaaaaaaacatgtaggcGCTCTAGCTGAAGTGATTTTCAAGGTTCAAGGgcttttattatcatgtgcacagtagctacgTAcatgtagttatggcaatgaaaatcttaggtgCCGAGCTCCTCCAATGATGCAACATATTATGAgaaggacataagacaaaataagacaataagaaaattaaaaataagaaaataatagtgCAAAATGCAACAGAGTAGGATACATTACAGTAAAACagtgcaggttatgttgctaGACCAGTCTCAAAGTAGTGCAGAtaagtatatacatatatattgtatttcaaCAAGACACTGTGACAACAACTAAAATGAACGACATTTCCAGCTTTTATGATCGACAACAgataaacaacaataacttgattccctatctatctatctatctatctatctatctatctatctatctatctctctatctctctatctctctatctctctatctatctatctatctatctatctatctatctctctatctctctatctctctatctctctatctatctatctatctatctatctatctatctatctatctatctatctatctatctatctatctatctatctatctctatctatctatctatctctctatctatctatctatctctctatctctctatctatctatctatctctctatctatctatctatctatctatctctctatctatctatctatctatctatctatctatctatctatctatctatctatctatctctctatctctctatctatctctctatctatccatctatccatctatctatctctctatctatctatctctctatctctctatctatctatctatctatctatctatctatctatctatctatctatctatctatctatctatctatctatctatctatctatctctctatctctctatctatctatctatctatctatctatctatctatctatctatctatctatctatctatctatctatctctctatctctctatctatctctctatctatctctctatctctatctctctatctatctatctctctatctatctatctatctatctatctatctatctatctatctatctatctatctatctatctatctatctctctatctatctatctatctatctatctctctatctatctatctatctatctatctatctatctatctatctatctctctatatatctatctatctatctatctatctatctctctatctatctatctatctatctatctatctatctatctatctatctatctatctatctatctctctatctatctatctatctatctatctatctatctatctatctatctatctatctatctatctatctatctatctatctatctatctctctatctctctatctatctatctatctatctatctctctctctctctatctatctatctatctatctatctatctatctatctatctctctctctatctatctatctatctatctctctatctctctctctatctctctatctatctctctatctatctctctatctctctatctctctatctctctatctatctatctatctatctatctatctatctatctatctatctatctatctatctatctctctatctctctatctatctatctatctatctatctatctatctatctatctatctatctatctatctatctctctatctctctatctatctatctatctatctatctatctatctatctatctctctatctctctatctatctatctatctatctatctatctatctatctatctatctctctatctatctatctatctatctatctatctatctatctatctatctatctatctatctatctatctatctatctctctatctatctatctatctatctatctatctatctatctatctatctatctatctatctctctatctctctatctatctatctatctatctctctatctctctatctatctatctatctatctatctatctctctatctctctatctatctatctctctatctctctatctctctatctatctatctatctatctatctatctatctatctatctatctatctatctatctatctatctatctatctctctatctatctatctatctatctatctatctatctctatctatctatctatctatctatctctctatctctctatctatctatctctctatctatctatctatctatctatctatctatctatctatctatctatctatctatctatctatctctctatctctctatctatctatctatctatctatctatctatctatctatctatctctctatctatctatctatctatctatctctctctctctctctctctatctatctatctatctatctatctatctatctatctatctatctatctatctatctatcaatctatctatctatctatctatctatctatctatctatctatctctctctctatctatctatctatctatctatctatctatctatctatctatctatctatctatctttctctctatctatctatctatctatctatctatctatctatctatctatctatctatctatctatctatctatctatctatctatctatctatctatctctctctctctctctctctctatctatctatctatctatctatctatctatctatctatctatctttctatctctctatctctctatctctctctctatctctctatctatctctctatctctctatctctctatctctctatctctctctctatctctctctctctctatctatctatctatctatctatctatctatctatctatctatctatctatctatctatctatctatctatctatctatctatctatctatctatctatctatctatctatctatctatctatctatctatctatccaccTATCATATTTTGATATTATCATGTGGGTCTGGAACCTGATTTGTTGAACATAGATACTATTAATTTGAGAAAAGCAACTTTACCCCACGAACCAGAACACAATCATATTTACAATGTGGTTGAAGGCATTAACAATTGCAGATATAAAGTGATATAACATAAGAGCATAAGGTGAGTCAATACAAAGTGCGATCACACAGTAATGTAAATCTTTGCTCTTTGTTGTAACATTTTGTTGGTCTATCCTGagtatttaagataagataagatgagatgtacctttattaattcCAGTGGGGAAATTTGaatgtttaagcagcaacaaagaggaaaaacagtactCTGGGGAAAATTCATGACCACAAAAAGTGACATTACAACTGAACGATTAGTTGTGCATCAGGAAGACAACCATAGGCATCATTTATTCTGAAGACCCTGAGGACATGTCCTCACCACTTTGAATTAggattatttgtttaaaatgttctgcaAATAGCATGCACGAACCAAGTGAAGACAACACTTTGTGACCTGGGAACTTTTTTGCTGGAGaagtgcatgtgtgttggtCAGACTCTCCCTCCTACAgtgaacacagagacacagagggactATATGGTAATAACCCAAGCCCAAAGCCAAACCCGGGATAAAGAGGTTCAGTGAATGTGGTTTTTAAAGTGTGGAGGTGAATCAGTGTGTCAGAGCAGACAATGTAGAAGGAAAGAGTTCCTGCAGGAAAGTCCACAAACACTGCTACTCTgttagaggaggaggatgaggaggaggaggagtagtgAGGGAGGTGTGTACTTCTCTTCTTATGCCAGACTAAGTAACCTTCAACATCCGAGCACAACAGACTCCAGGACTGATCATTCCCTCCAAACCTGCAGCGActtctgtttccttttctttcgATTCCTTTGTAAGTCACTGATATGAAGACCCTTCCTCTCCACTCAACCTCCCAGTAACAGCGACCAGTCAGACCATTTCTACACATCAGCTGAGGCCAGTAGACAAACCTCTCTGGATGATCTTGATATGGCTGCTCCTCAGTCCCTGTTGTCACCGTCCTGTTGTTGTCAGACAGTTTAAGGTTTCTGTTCATTGTGTACGTGTCCAGTGTAAGTTCACAGGCATCTGAGGAAGGACACAATATCACATCAGTGTATCATCTATCTCACCTGATGGGTTTATatgttgatttaataaaaggctGAGCGGTAATTAAAACAGATCTTTAAAATGACTCATCGTTTTTTAATCTTCTTTAAAACAGAGCATTGCTGCAGATAAACAGGCTTTTGGTTAAACTGCCTCTTTTTCATGAATGAAAGTGAACACAAACTTACACTTCCTTAGACCAGGTTTTAGCATCAGCTCTCCACAATGTTCCACCCTGGAGGAAGAAACAACGTCAGAAAAAACCTTGAAAAGCTTCCTCATCTTGGAGAATTCTAGCTTTTGGGTTTGTATCCTCATCATTGATTGCACACGTTGTAATTTATATTTCGTACTTCATGTGCACATATTGTAATTCAAATTGTAATGTTGTGAAATTGTCAGTATTTGCAGAGACACAGGACTTGAGTTCCTGATATCGGATTATACCTGAGAGTTTCCAGTGTCCAATGTGGATCCTCCAGTCCAGCAGTCAGCAGCTCAATTCCTGAGTCTCCTGGATGATTGTAGCTCAGATCAAGCACCTTCAGATGGGAAGGGTTGGATCTGAGAGCTGAAGCAATAGAAGTACAGCCTTCCTCTGTGATCAGACAGCCTGATagcctggacacacacacacacacacacacacacacacacacacacacacacacacacacacacacacacacacacacacacacacacacacacacacacacacacacacacttacatcaTAAACCTattcagtttttgtttcataattaaaaaatgttttacacatgtacagtattttttCAGCAGGCCATTCTATAAATGTTCTAAATGTCGTACAAAACTGAGAATATAAATCCGTGAAATCAACTTGTATGTCCAGTAACATTTAACGAAAGATGAGTCTTATAACCTCAGAATCTCCAGCATACAGTGTGGACTCTCCAGTCCAGTAGCAAGCAGcttcactcctgaatcctgcaggtcgTTGTTACTCAGGTCCAGATCTCTCAAACTTGAGGACTGGCAGCTGAGAACTGATGAAAGCTCCTGGCATTTCTCCGTAAGCTTGGTTTCACTCAATCTTTAACGTAAATAAGCAAAAATGACCTTCACATGTTTCAGTTTAGAGTATCAGGACATTTCAGGTTTCGGAATTATAGATCAAATATTTCTATACTATAGATATTTGTTTGAAATGGCAGAATTTATTTTTCAGGgtcatttcttttaattaaaatacatgtgttttattgccGATGTTTCCCTGTTCTTGTGTTTAACGACAAAATGTAGTATCACTGTTCTGActctatttaaaaaagtgtatgaTATAATTATCAATGGTTATCAAGTGGTTCAAAGTTCATCATGAAGTGATTTCAATTGAAAACTACAGGCACAATACAGCGTTTAACAAAAGTTAAACAGTGAGATCGAACCTGAGGGTCTTCAGTGCACAGTTTGGACTCTCCAGTCCTGCAGAGAGCAGcttcactcctgaatcctgAAGGTTATTGTTACTCAGGTCCAGATCTTTCAGTGAAGAGGAGTGTGAGCTGAGAACTGAAGACAGAGCTTCACAGCTGCTCTTTGACAGATTACAGCCACTCAGCCTGTGGGAGAGTAAATGATTGAGCCAAGCACAGAAACTCTTCTGTTTCACAATGTGAGAAAACATTCCTGGTTTTAGAATTTCCTTATTCCATTGATAAGTTACTTATTGGAAATGGAGGATCTTGCCTCCAGGTCCAGCTCTCCCAGACAAAAAGACAAGGAGCTGACAATTAATGTGAAGTCATCATTTCTCTGTGAATCTCAAGCAGACAACTTCACATTTTGTAGGCTGcaggaaatatgttttcattcagtTATCTGATTTCATCATCTCTTTTATTCTAGTAGCTAATGTTTCTATTCACTCTATTTTTATGTTGATAATCCCACTCCTTTGGCAACACAGGTCAAATGGCAATACATCCTTTCCAattgggttgttgttgtttataattgctcttaatgtctttcatgtttgtaaagcactttgaattgccttgtatTGAAAggtactatataaataaacttgccttgccttgcctataAATGTTATCAGCTCTATACGTGCAATGTGACTACGTAAACTGTTACTTGGTTATAAATTCCACATTCAGGCAACTTGCTTctactttataaaacaaaaacaaagaactaTTGTACAATGAGAAAACATGTTGCTCGCCAAAAGCAGAACCAGATAATCCGACCTGAGGGTCTCCAGTGTACAGTGTGCACTCTCCagtccagcagagagcagcttcACCCCTGAATCCTGCAGGTTGTTGTtactcaggtccagctctctcagaaTAGAGGACTGTGAGCTGAGAACTGATGAAAGCTCCTGACAGCTTTGCTGTGTTAACCTGGCTTGACTCAACCTGAAATACAAATAAGTTTTACTTTCAGTCCACATATTCTTCATACATCGTCACATTCCTCTCATGATACAAAGTACAAATTAATGGTCGtcaaaaacacagcaggaaccaatgaaacatgtttgccttatattttgttctttttcattcTACTTTCTTCAACATAGCATTAGAAAAAAGCATCAGAGCGAGGTCTGACCTGAGTATCTCCAGTGTACAGTTTGGACTCTTTAGTCCATCAGAGAGCAACTTCACTCCTGAGTCCTTCGGTTTGTTGTTACTGAGGTCCAGCTCCCTCAGACTAGAGGACTGTGAGCTGAGAACTGAGGACAGAGCTATACAGCTTCTCTCTGAAAGATCACAGTCACTTAGCCTGAAGGAAATGTAGTTATTTAGATAAACACAAAAGACACCTTTTGAATTATCAGCAAGGTTAGAAACACATATATATGGTTCCTCATTTCTCTGTACATAATATGTTATGTATATATGTTATAACTAATCCATTGGTTAACTTTTTTACTAAGACGTTTATTATTAAGAACAACTTCTAAACATGTGATACAGTTAACACCTAACTATATACTTACAGAGCCTTTCTGGAGGCTTTGACGACTGGCCACAGCCTCACAAGTGCCTCCTCTGAAGCAGAATACTTCTTCAGGTCAAACACATCTAGATCACTTTGTGATGACAGGGTGATGAAGACTAGAGCTGACCACTGAGCAGGAGACAGTTTATCTGTGAAGAGACTTCCTGAAATCAGGTACTGTTGGATCTCATCCACTAGAGAACGATCATTAAGTTCATTCAGACAATGAAAGAGATTGATGCTTCTCTCTGGAGACAGAATCTCACTGATCTTCATCTTGATGTATTCAATCGTTTCCTGATTGGTTGTTGagcttattttattattcagtaTGTCTCGTAGGACAGTCTGATTGGCAGGCAGTGAAAGACCCAGGAGGAATCGTAGGAAGAGATCCAGGTGTCCATTTGGACTCTGCAAGGCCTTGACAATAGCATATTTGTGGACCTCTGTCAGAGATGTTTTTCGGAAAGCCCTTCTCATTTGCTGAGCAGTTGTTTGGCATGGCTCACACATCACAttcttttttctgtcaatgACTGATCTCTCTACATAGAGAGCCGCCAAAAACTCCTGAACACTGAGAtggacaaagcaaaacattttgcCTTCATCATTCTTTCTCCCACGTTCCTCTTTGAAGATTTCTGTGAACACTCCTGAGCACACCGAGGCTCTGCTGATATCAATGCCACTCTCTTTGAAATCTTTCTCGTAGAAGATCAGGTTTCCCTTTTCCAACTGGCAGAAAGCAAGTTTTGCTAATGACTTCATGTATTGAATGCTCTTGATTTGGGGATACTTCTTTTTTGTCTGGTGAATGTGAAACACCAGGAACTCCGCATACATCTCAGTCAGGGTCTTTGGCAGctctcccccctctctggtTTTCAACACATCCTCAAGAACCGTAGCAGTGATCCAGCAGAAGACTGGGATGTGGCACATGATGTAGAGGCTTCGTGATGTCTTGATGTGGGAGATGATTATGCTGGCCTGCTCCTCATTCCTGAATCTGTTCTTGAAGTATTCTCCCTTCTGTAAATCAGTAAACCCTCTCACCTCTGTCCCCATGTCGACAAAATCAGAATGGATCTGATTGGCCGCTGCAGGGCGTGTGCTTATCCAGAGGCGAGCAGAGGGAAGCAGTGTCTTCTTGATGAGATTTGTCAACAGCAAATCCACTGAAACTGACGCTTTCACATCAATGTTAACACCCTGGTTCTCATTAGTAGAGCAGTTCAGATCAAGGCGGCTCTCATCCAGTCCAtccaacacaaacagaagtTTGAACTTGCTCTTGTCATAGTTGGTGTTTCCTGATGACTGCAGAGTTGTGAAGATATGATTCAGAGCTTCTTCATTTATGTCTCTGGTTTCCTGGATGCATTCCTGAATGAGCTCTGCCAAACGCAACTTTTCTCCCTTCCACAAATTCAGCTGGCGGAAGCTGAAAGGGAAAATGAGGTGCACGTCTTGGTTGGTTCTTCCTTCAGCCCAGTCCAAAACATATTTGCTCACTAGAAATGATTTGCCAATTCCTGCAATGCCACTGGTCAGTACTGTTCTTATGGGTTTATATCTTCCACAGGGGGGTTTGAACATGTCACTGGGTTTAATTGGTTTCTCTGTTCCTACTGGCTTCACCATCAACGCTTCAATCTGCCTGACCTCATGCTGCGTGTTGATGTTTATGTCACCCCCAGCTGTGATGTACAGTTCTGTGTAGATATCATCAAGACGTTTCTCATCCTTCTTCTGTGACCACCCTTCTTGTGCGCACATAAACTTGTCCTGGAGATGTGATTGAAGCCAGTGTTGGTAATATGAGATGGGTTGTGGCTCTGGTACTGGAACAATCACATCTGTGTGACATTGAAGGAAATATCAATAACATAGAATCTACAGATGCATCTATTCTCACAATCATCAGGAAACAACTTGCTTGCAGTTTGtttctgaagaaaaaacaaactgaactaAAGGTGGAGCAAGTTATCTTTAGGCACATAGGTATTCAGAGGTTTGTAATTGTGTAACACCAAGCTATTTAAACTTTGACcgtataattgtttttatgcaTACTAATTTCAAACCATTTAAAGGTGCCAAAAAATGTCACGATGCAGTTTTACAGActcatttacaaccctatggtttggtcctagaatgaaacaagctgaattgccttatttgggcgctcatttaaataatgatgacgagctttgctctgattggctggtttacaaggagcaacccatggctgcctcagagcctaCAGAAGTAAGTAATGTTCGCAAatctgtgagagatgaaccatggaggctattggcatccaacctacatgtctgagcctttatcggaggaggaaaccgatgactttgaagaacagccagctggtcggagattggagagcaacctttacggagtggtaagtgttagcgttagtgtttccagcagctggtgtatgcaaatgttggggctggactaccgtgagtgacgtcacacacagggattgttgtaattcgcccgttttaccgctgtgatatgcatattcatgatttgcacgtgaaggaggaaacaatggtgtttgaggttaaCGGTATgacagttcaatgtaccgaactctccttattcaactacgccaaggtaaatacagttttccattctatggcacctttaaacataaaaaaaagggatcTTCCCAGTACAACCACAGACCTTGACCGGTGACGATTGAGCAGGGGTTGCTGCCTTCTAATTGTTAAAACGACACAAACAAAAGTCCTATAATATCAGATTCTCTTTCCTTCTAAAGGTAAAAAATCTAGTAATCCATAGGGTTGCACAATGAAATCCATCTTGAACTCCCCTAATGCTACACAACAATATAAATCCAGAATATAAAGCCATTCTTTAAGGCAAAGTAAGGAGGATGCCTGAGGGAACATACTGCTCTCTGGTCTTGTGGTATGGTAGTGGATAACTTTGTCATGTTTGCCAGACATCAGGAGTTACATCAAGCTCTCAGGAATGTCATTTGGGTCCACAAATGTGCATGTTCGAGGGCAAAATCATTGGAAGATTCAAGTATGTTTAGACATGAGCATCTTTTATAAGAATGAATGGGCCCACCTGGAAGAGAAATACACTTAATAATGAAAGGCCTTTTACAACATACCAGAGAAAACAGCAGCTATACCTTCGCTCTGAAAGAAAGTATTCCCTCTGCTCTCCGAAGCCTCTCCAACATCGTTGACAGCCACTGACTCTGTGAGAGAGAGGTTATGTGATATTTAATCAATTTGCCAAATTATCAATCATTAAGTTTACCAGTTTTTTTCAGCAGAAGAAGGTTATCATCTTTCAAAATAGACAATCCCAAAGAgtgtagatcaggggtgtccaaacctttt harbors:
- the LOC134864070 gene encoding NACHT, LRR and PYD domains-containing protein 14-like isoform X4 — protein: MTTEDLLNTLDDLKEDEFKAFHWYLQQPDILEGDQAIKVSKLEKAERRDTVDLMVNTYTFHGALKVTKKVLEKINRNDLVQSLSYASSESVAVNDVGEASESRGNTFFQSEDKLSPAQWSALVFITLSSQSDLDVFDLKKYSASEEALVRLWPVVKASRKALLSDCDLSERSCIALSSVLSSQSSSLRELDLSNNKPKDSGVKLLSDGLKSPNCTLEILRLSQARLTQQSCQELSSVLSSQSSILRELDLSNNNLQDSGVKLLSAGLESAHCTLETLRLSGCNLSKSSCEALSSVLSSHSSSLKDLDLSNNNLQDSGVKLLSAGLESPNCALKTLRLSETKLTEKCQELSSVLSCQSSSLRDLDLSNNDLQDSGVKLLATGLESPHCMLEILRLSGCLITEEGCTSIASALRSNPSHLKVLDLSYNHPGDSGIELLTAGLEDPHWTLETLRVEHCGELMLKPGLRKYACELTLDTYTMNRNLKLSDNNRTVTTGTEEQPYQDHPERFVYWPQLMCRNGLTGRCYWEVEWRGRVFISVTYKGIERKGNRSRCRFGGNDQSWSLLCSDVEGYLVWHKKRSTHLPHYSSSSSSSSSNRVAVFVDFPAGTLSFYIVCSDTLIHLHTLKTTFTEPLYPGFGFGLGLLPYSPSVSLCSL
- the LOC134864070 gene encoding NACHT, LRR and PYD domains-containing protein 12-like isoform X2 — protein: MTTEDLLNTLDDLKEDEFKAFHWYLQQPDILEGDQAIKVSKLEKAERRDTVDLMVNTYTFHGALKVTKKVLEKINRNDLVQSLSYASSESVAVNDVGEASESRGNTFFQSEDVIVPVPEPQPISYYQHWLQSHLQDKFMCAQEGWSQKKDEKRLDDIYTELYITAGGDININTQHEVRQIEALMVKPVGTEKPIKPSDMFKPPCGRYKPIRTVLTSGIAGIGKSFLVSKYVLDWAEGRTNQDVHLIFPFSFRQLNLWKGEKLRLAELIQECIQETRDINEEALNHIFTTLQSSGNTNYDKSKFKLLFVLDGLDESRLDLNCSTNENQGVNIDVKASVSVDLLLTNLIKKTLLPSARLWISTRPAAANQIHSDFVDMGTEVRGFTDLQKGEYFKNRFRNEEQASIIISHIKTSRSLYIMCHIPVFCWITATVLEDVLKTREGGELPKTLTEMYAEFLVFHIHQTKKKYPQIKSIQYMKSLAKLAFCQLEKGNLIFYEKDFKESGIDISRASVCSGVFTEIFKEERGRKNDEGKMFCFVHLSVQEFLAALYVERSVIDRKKNVMCEPCQTTAQQMRRAFRKTSLTEVHKYAIVKALQSPNGHLDLFLRFLLGLSLPANQTVLRDILNNKISSTTNQETIEYIKMKISEILSPERSINLFHCLNELNDRSLVDEIQQYLISGSLFTDKLSPAQWSALVFITLSSQSDLDVFDLKKYSASEEALVRLWPVVKASRKALLSDCDLSERSCIALSSVLSSQSSSLRELDLSNNKPKDSGVKLLSDGLKSPNCTLEILRLSQARLTQQSCQELSSVLSSQSSILRELDLSNNNLQDSGVKLLSAGLESAHCTLETLRLSGCNLSKSSCEALSSVLSSHSSSLKDLDLSNNNLQDSGVKLLSAGLESPNCALKTLRLSETKLTEKCQELSSVLSCQSSSLRDLDLSNNDLQDSGVKLLATGLESPHCMLEILRLSGCLITEEGCTSIASALRSNPSHLKVLDLSYNHPGDSGIELLTAGLEDPHWTLETLRVEHCGELMLKPGLRKYACELTLDTYTMNRNLKLSDNNRTVTTGTEEQPYQDHPERFVYWPQLMCRNGLTGRCYWEVEWRGRVFISVTYKGIERKGNRSRCRFGGNDQSWSLLCSDVEGYLVWHKKRSTHLPHYSSSSSSSSSNRVAVFVDFPAGTLSFYIVCSDTLIHLHTLKTTFTEPLYPGFGFGLGLLPYSPSVSLCSL
- the LOC134864070 gene encoding NACHT, LRR and PYD domains-containing protein 14-like isoform X3 — its product is MTTEDLLNTLDDLKEDEFKAFHWYLQQPDILEGDQAIKVSKLEKAERRDTVDLMVNTYTFHGALKVTKKVLEKINRNDLVQSLSYASSESVAVNDVGEASESRGNTFFQSEGIAAVFSDKLSPAQWSALVFITLSSQSDLDVFDLKKYSASEEALVRLWPVVKASRKALLSDCDLSERSCIALSSVLSSQSSSLRELDLSNNKPKDSGVKLLSDGLKSPNCTLEILRLSQARLTQQSCQELSSVLSSQSSILRELDLSNNNLQDSGVKLLSAGLESAHCTLETLRLSGCNLSKSSCEALSSVLSSHSSSLKDLDLSNNNLQDSGVKLLSAGLESPNCALKTLRLSETKLTEKCQELSSVLSCQSSSLRDLDLSNNDLQDSGVKLLATGLESPHCMLEILRLSGCLITEEGCTSIASALRSNPSHLKVLDLSYNHPGDSGIELLTAGLEDPHWTLETLRVEHCGELMLKPGLRKYACELTLDTYTMNRNLKLSDNNRTVTTGTEEQPYQDHPERFVYWPQLMCRNGLTGRCYWEVEWRGRVFISVTYKGIERKGNRSRCRFGGNDQSWSLLCSDVEGYLVWHKKRSTHLPHYSSSSSSSSSNRVAVFVDFPAGTLSFYIVCSDTLIHLHTLKTTFTEPLYPGFGFGLGLLPYSPSVSLCSL